The Anolis sagrei isolate rAnoSag1 chromosome 10, rAnoSag1.mat, whole genome shotgun sequence genome contains the following window.
AGCTGCCTCCAATGAGAATGCGAGAACCTTTTCAACGGGAGCAACCTGTGCTCAGGCAGCATCTTCAGAGTGAGTTGCTTTGGCAGATGAGGAGAACAGTCTTCCCTGCTCTCCAGTCACCCCATAAACGGAGAGTGCATTTCCATCGCCTCTTTCCCCCCCAAAACATGCAGGGTTTCATGTACAGTTTCTCCTTCCTGCCCTCAGTGTCACACTCCATCACACGTGGAATAGCAGACGGTGCAGAAGAGGCAACGTTGAAGTCACTTTATTACTTCCCCATTCCCACATACATACATGCTCTGGCCCCTTATTTGAATCGAGTGAAGACACCCCCATTCTCTGACATGCCTTTCGTGGCACCCACAAGACTTCCAAAGCAGATTAAATATTAAACAAAGAGCAGAGAACTTTGCACCTTAACCCTCAGTGGCTGCTGACCCAATCCCCAAGAAAAGTTTCTGTGAACCACAGCAGAGGCATGCCAAGTTGCCTGGGACTCAAAAGTTCCTAACTCTAGCTTGGCGAGGCCCGGTTGTGATATTTCCCGTCCCTGCCTGGAGAAACACTTCCCACCCTGCAACTTCCGGAATCAAGAACCAGCCAAATAATCCGAGAAAGGCTTCATCTGCCCAGAACTCAACAAGCTTCCATTTCTGAGAACCCACAACTCGTTTGCAGAGCCTTGTTTCTCCTAGAAGCACCAGGAATAGGATAGGAAGTCCTTTCTGCCTTTTGCCAACTCATCAAATGGAAAAGATTCTAGGGGTAGGATTAGCAGCGAAGACCAGAAATACCAGGGAGAGTGGATTTGTGGACAATGGCCACCTGTAAACTCTTTGCAACTGCTCTCTCAAAGGTGCttccaagctttttttttttggtctactATGCCCTCCTTTCAACGGGGAAAACATTTGCTGCTTTCTGCCATAATGGAGCAAAATGCTAAAGGGATCCTTACAATGGCTGAAGAAGGCCCTTCAAGAGCCATGTTCTTCTTAGCACATGCTTGAGATGCCCCCTCCCCATCCTCACCTGCATGCTATATCCCTCAGCCTCCTTTTCCCAGCAAGCTCTACACATCCATCAACAGGTGCAGCTCTTTGCAGCTCCTCACCTTCTATACAGAGACCGAAGACCGACGGAACTCAACTCTGCTGCCTTGACAAAGGGGATCGGGATGCGGTGGCGTGGCAGGCAACACCGGACAAAAGTGGGCATggggcagggagggaaggaagttcAGAGAGAAAAAAGCTGGTTCAGAAGAAGAGAGTGTAaaaataaatgtcatttttgcaagggtggggtgggggaagagGAAAAAATGGAGGACGCTGGGCTCCCCTATTGGCGGACCTTCCCTGGGACGTAATTCCTATCAATGATCTCCTCTTGCAGGAACATGTGTAAGCAGCGCTCGTTCTGTGCCAGCGGGTGTCCAGCGATTCTGCCGGGAACAAAGGGAAACAACACTGTTGTTAGCAAATGGCCACCTCCTAGAACCAGAAAGAGAACAATCATGTTTCAAGCACAATAGTAACAAACACTGGCATCCCAGGGCTTCGTGACAAGAGACAATagctaccgtatatacttgagtataagctgacctgaatataaaccgagacacctaattttaccaccaaaaaatgaGACAACTTACTGCctcaagtataagtcgagggtgggaaatgcagtagctactggtaatacaaaataaatatagataccaataaaattacatgaattgaggaaacagtaggttaaatgtttttcaatgtttacataaaactaatttaaaataagtctgaccaactttgattaaaccattattctaacctttttagtgtaaatgtgcttaagtatccttccaataataataaactaaaataataaatgtaataacaagaataataaagtaaaataagaaatataggttttttttgtcgtgtcaggagcgacctgagaaactgcaagtcgctcctgttgtgagagaattggctgtctgcaaggacgttgcccaggggacgtctggatgatttgatgtttttatcatccttctgggaggcttctctcatgtccccgcatgaggagctggagctgatagagggagctcatccgcctcttcctggattcgaacctgcgacctgtcggtcttcaatcctgccggcacaggggtttaacccactgcgtcaccaggggctcccctccaataataataaagtaaaataataaatgtaataataataagagtaaaataaatataataaaataatagagtaaaataaatgtaataataataataataaatagagtaaaataaatgtaataaaataataatagagtaaaataatgcaaatgtaataatgccaataatagagtaaaataataaatgtaataccaataataatatagtaaaataaatgtaataataataataatagagtacaataaatgtaataaaataataatagagtaaaataatgcaaatgtaataatgccaattatagagtaaaataataaatgtaataaaaataataaagtaaaataataaatgtagtaataatagagtacaatacaTGTGATAAATTAATAatagcagagtagccaagcgcaagggtagatgtcttcactgtgtctcgctgtgatcctcaggttgtgccattctgctttcatatgatattatttctagcacccactttttgcttgatactcaagcagtgcttcttataagtcagagcacagtccagagtgactctgaggtatttgggtgtgctgcaatgctccagtgggattccttcccaggtaatcctcagagctcgggatgcttgtctgttcttaaggtgaaaggcacatgtctgtgttttagatggattagggatcagctggttttccatgtagcaggcagtaagagcacctagagcttcggagagcttctgttcaaccatttcaaagttccttgcttgagcggtgatggcacgatcatcagcatagttgaaactctctgtcccttctggcagtggctggtcatttgtgtaaatgttgaacaaggatggagcaagcacgctcccctgaggcaggccgttcttctgtttccgccatctgcttctttggccctggaactcaacaaaaaagctcctgttttgtagtggATTTTCTATGAAatggtgaggtggtaatcctctgtgataatatatatttttctcaggagaaggcaatgatttgcagtatcatatgctgctgacaggtctatgaagacagctcctataatctgctgcctttcaaaactatctatagcaggcttgggcaaactttggccctccaggtgttttggacctcaactcccacaattccttacccCAGCCCCTTTCCTTTtacccctcagctgcttaagcgaaaaacaagggggaaaaggaagcagCTTgaggtcaggaattgtgggaattgaagtccaaaacaccaaagtttgcccatgcctgatctatagagCCAGGGATCTTGCTATCCTGGGCAGCCATCCTTCCTTCATGCTTgcttccaatttatttatttacagtatttatattccgcccttctcaccccgcaggggactcagggcggattacaatgtacacatatatggcaaacattcaatgccaaagacacacaacagatatagacagtcagaggctatttaacttttctggccgccagggagatgtcgctttcatcgtccatctgcgacactgatgaagtacttctacattccccgcatgctttttgttggagtgctttgctggagtcttttttatggcctcataaattagttaaattagccttcccacacataggtggtacctaattttcctacttgacagatgcaactgtctttcgggttgcaaaggtcgacaacaagctacacaattggtcggaagctcactccgacccgggctggcttcgaactcatgaccttttggtcaaaagtgatcttaatgcagctgacactcagacagctgcgccacagtcaaCCAACTCTACTTCTCCAGAACCTTCTAGGATACACATAAGAAACAGAGGGATAGAAAGTTTCTCCTTTGACCCTGTGTGATTTAGGGTGACTCTGCAGTATCATGTACTGAACAACATTAGAGACTGGGCCTACATCTTAGCAGAGAACCACGCCTGGAAAACAAGTAGGCAGGTCTGTGTATGCATATGAATGAGAGATGTCAAACTGGGTCTGACatggtgtagtctgacatggtgtagtctgaaatggtccagcatttctgtgttctcaaataatatgctgtgtccaggctggttcatcaggtgctctgctattcgtgtttgggcgctgcgtttggtggtccctatgtagacttgtccacagttacataaaaactccaaccatcacccaagtcaaaaaagaagcatcattaaagccttggcagaccgtacagaaagaatctgtgaaccccacctcctccaagatgaactgaaccacctaaaccgggctctccaggccaatggagactccacctcagacatcagaagagctgcaagaccgagaacaagccacgagagtcaagacaaagatccacccagagggaaagcgttcttgccatacatcaagggaaccactgaccgcattgggaagctgatgaggaaacacaacatacaaaccacctacagacccacaaagaaaacccaacaaatgctacattcagcaaaggacaagagggatcctctcacctctgcaggagtctaccatgtaccatgcagctgtggactacatagggaccaccaaacgcagcagcattgcccaaactcgaatcaaggaacatgaaaggcactgctgactactccaaccagagaagtcagccaaagcagagtacctgatgaaccaacctggacacagcatattatttgagaacacagaaatgctggatcactctcacaaccaccatgtcagactacacagagaagccattgaaatccacaaacatgtggacaatttcaacagaaaggaagaaaccatgaaaatgaacaaaatctggctaccagtattaaagaactcaaaaattacaacagcaaaacaacagaaagtaaacaatcaggcacatcaaatcacctctcaaagaaagattcccccaggcacttccaagctattaaatgctaatcaaggtggtcagtttaaacattcacacctagctccagcagacaaaagtcctttgtcccaccctggtctttccacagatacataaacccacttttctacttccaacagacctcactacctctgaggatgctcgccacagatgcaggcgaaacgtcaggacaaaatgcctctagaacatggccatatagcccagaaaacctacaacaacccagtgattccggccatgaatacCTTCGGCAATacagatgtcaaactgcaatgaAGGTGCTTCCAGTGTGCATTGCAAGACTCCAAAATAAGAGAAGTAACCAGTTCCAAACTATAAATCTTTACATACACTTATACCACAGACATACACGTTTTATATCAGAACTACTTCCCACCAAACAAATCGTATTTTAGAATTTCATAATGCACAGTAGTGGCTGGGTGCAAATCTCCACCAGGGAGAAAGGCATATTGCTGAATCACAGATTTGTGCGGTTGAGGAAGTGGGCGCAGCTCTACTTCCTCCCTGGCAGAAACAGTCCGGGAAGGCAGAAGCCAAAGCATATTAAGAAGCCCTGCCAAAAGGAAagagacagtaggaaaagagatgGGGGGAGGCAGGCACTCTTTGATTAGTTACAATTCATCGTGTTTGGATGGATTCTAAGTGAGATGTCATGTGTCATGGAACCTGTGTTGTTCCTATGCCATCTCTCTTAGAATCCCTCCACtgttagttccaacagacctcactacctctgaggaagtttgccatagatgcaggcgaaacgtcaggagagaatgcctctagaccatggccatatagccccaaaaaaccctacaacaacccagtgattccagccatgaaagccttcgacaatacaatccctCCACTTCCCCCAAAACAGCACAGACCCCTGCCCGCCTTACTTGTTTATGAACTGTTCTAAGCCCTGTCTTCGTTCTTCTATGAAGGACTCCTCAAAGATGCCTTCATCTCCTCGGAAAGGGAGCTGGCGTTTCAAGGCTTTGCCAGGCAGCGGAGGCACTACAATCTGGAAGGGAAGAGCGTCGTATTAGGAGGAGGGCTGGCATTCTCCGACTGCTGCTTCTCCCCACAGAAAAGAGATCGGGGAGGTATCTCTGCCACAGAAATACAGAGGGGTCTCATGACAAAACTAGAAGTGGGCATGGAAGGAGACTCATCCCATCTTACCCACCTTACTGTCACGCTCCAGCTCATTTTTCAACCACTCAAAGTCACTGTATCGTCGCCTCACACAGGATTCTTTCAATTTGAAGATAGGCAGGTTTGTctgcaaggaggaaaaaaaagttaCCAGCATAACTCAATTAGCAAActctccccacacataggtggtacctacttttcggtacctaattttcctacttgtttttcgggttgcaaaggtcaacaacaagctacacaattggtcggaagctcactccgacccaggctggcttcgaactcatgaccttttggtcagaagtgaggGTCGCTTTACACTCAcagacctctttctttcctcattttctgTCTAGCAGTCAGTGCTTGTCAATCTGTGtcccccccagatgttttggccttcaactcccagaaatcctcacagctggtaaacaggttgggatttctgggagttgtaggccaaaacacctggagacccacaggttgagaaccactgagctagctGGATGGGTCGTTAACAGCATTGGGAGGATTGCTGAAGGAAAGCTGGAGGAACACAGTACCCACTGAAGCTCTAtctccagtccttgtttccataagccaaattgttcaaaatccaatgatcacggGGAGAGGAAGTGAGATGAAATTTTCTTAATAGGGACATAGACAGTagaacaaataccacaggggtgtt
Protein-coding sequences here:
- the SNX12 gene encoding sorting nexin-12 produces the protein MSEATVADTRRLNSKPQDLTDAYGPPSNFLEIDIFNPQTVGVGRARYTSYELRMRTNLPIFKLKESCVRRRYSDFEWLKNELERDSKIVVPPLPGKALKRQLPFRGDEGIFEESFIEERRQGLEQFINKIAGHPLAQNERCLHMFLQEEIIDRNYVPGKVRQ